A stretch of Henckelia pumila isolate YLH828 chromosome 4, ASM3356847v2, whole genome shotgun sequence DNA encodes these proteins:
- the LOC140861375 gene encoding uncharacterized protein: protein MCERRAENLMRPSQNIDTVMHAQSKEEKEKNRLRLRTSIMAVRWLALQGCAFRGNDESLSSSNRGNFLELVKAFAKMSTKIDEVVLENAPKNAQYIAPDIQKEILHIIANKVRQMIREETGDNCFCILVDEARDISKREQMAIILRFVNNHGILTERFHAIKSVSDTTSLNLKKEISDVLVYHDLQVKKIRGQRYDGASNMRGAWNGLQALFIRDCLYAYYVHCFAHRLQLTLVSAAKDVSVIWKFFSHLDNIVNIVTSSTKRIAFLSYILHREMKLSICW from the coding sequence ATGTGCGAGAGAAGAGCTGAAAATTTGATGAGGCCCTCACAAAATATTGACACAGTTATGCATGCCCAATCTAAAGAGGAAAAAGAGAAAAATCGTTTGCGTTTGAGGACCTCAATTATGGCTGTTCGCTGGCTAGCACTTCAAGGTTGTGCCTTTAGAGGTAATGATGAATCTTTATCTTCATCTAATCGTGGAAATTTTCTTGAGTTGGTGAAGGCTTTTGCAAAAATGAGTACAAAAATTGATGAAGTTGTACTTGAGAATGCTCCCAAAAATGCCCAATATATTGCTCCAGATATTCAGAAAGAGATTTTGCATATTATAGCCAATAAAGTACGACAAATGATTCGTGAAGAAACTGGAGATAATTGTTTCTGTATTCTTGTTGATGAAGCACGAGATATATCTAAAAGAGAACAAATGGCCATTATCTTGAGGTTTGTGAATAATCATGGGATTTTGACAGAAAGATTTCATGCGATCAAAAGTGTCAGTGATACTACCTCATTGAATCTGAAAAAAGAAATATCAGATGTTCTTGTTTATCATGACCTCCAGGTTAAGAAAATTAGAGGCCAAAGATATGATGGTGCTAGCAATATGCGTGGTGCGTGGAATGGACTTCAGGCATTATTTATTAGAGATTGTCTGTATGCATATTATGTTCACTGTTTTGCACATCGATTACAACTGACATTGGTTTCTGCAGCCAAGGATGTCAGTGttatttggaaatttttttctcatttggATAATATTGTTAATATTGTCACTTCTTCCACCAAGCGCATTGCATTTCTTAGTTACATACTGCACAGAGAAATGAAATTGAGCATATGTTGGTAA
- the LOC140861373 gene encoding uncharacterized protein produces MASFEFVFILHLMHKIMRTTDTLCQILQRKSQDILTAIAFVSTTKTILQELRECGWEEFLHGVKVFCTRNEIDVPNLDCLYKIGRSHQQIIVEHHYHFDVFNAAIDFILMELNTRFNESSVKLLSLSTTLDPKNSFDSFNSDVICKLATKFYPEDFTDQDIIALEYELVHYKLDVMQNLKVSTLVELCQQLTESGRSKIYVMLTRLIQLILTLPLSTATTERAFSAMKHVKTALRNKMASLLIV; encoded by the coding sequence ATGGCAAGCTTTGAATTTGTGTTTATTTTGCACTTGATGCATAAAATTATGAGAACAACAGATACTCTTTGTCAAATTCTTCAAAGAAAATCTCAAGACATTTTGACAGCTATTGCATTTGTCTCCACTACCAAAACTATCCTTCAAGAACTTAGAGAATGTGGATGGGAAGAATTTCTTCATGGAGTAAAAGTTTTTTGTACAAGAAATGAAATTGATGTGCCTAACCTTGATTGTTTATACAAGATCGGTCGTTCCCATCAGCAAATCATAGTTGAGCATCATTACCactttgatgtttttaatgcagCAATAGATTTTATCTTGATGGAGTTAAATACTCGGTTTAATGAGTCGTCAGTGAAACTTCTTTCTCTTAGTACAACTTTAGATCCGAAAAATTCATTTGACTCATTTAACAGTGATGTTATTTGCAAGCTTGCTACGAAATTTTATCCTGAAGATTTCACAGATCAAGATATCATTGCTTTGGAGTATGAATTGGTACATTATAAACTTGACGTTATGCAGAATTTGAAGGTTTCGACACTTGTCGAGTTGTGTCAGCAATTGACTGAGAGTGGGCGGTCAAAGATTTATGTTATGTTGACTAGATTGATTCAGCTTATTTTGACGTTACCTCTATCTACCGCCACTACCGAACGAGCATTTTCAGCAATGAAGCATGTGAAGACGGCACTTCGTAATAAAATGGCCTCCTTGTTGATTGTTTGA